One Mycolicibacterium sarraceniae genomic window carries:
- a CDS encoding nitroreductase/quinone reductase family protein — protein MNQHYDRPNVAARAVNSVIRRLAEMGISIAGSRALRVRGRTSGALHSVVVNVMRVEGTDYLVSPRGNTQWARNARAAGAVELGPRWRHAPVALTEVADDDKPALLKRYLDTWYWEVKGHIAGLTPASSADQLRAAAPAIPVFALAP, from the coding sequence ATGAACCAGCACTACGACCGCCCGAACGTCGCTGCCCGTGCCGTCAATAGCGTCATTCGCCGCCTCGCCGAGATGGGGATCAGCATCGCCGGCTCTCGCGCGCTACGCGTGCGCGGCCGCACATCCGGTGCCCTGCACAGCGTGGTCGTCAACGTCATGCGGGTCGAAGGGACCGACTACCTGGTGTCACCGCGTGGGAACACCCAGTGGGCGCGCAATGCGCGCGCGGCCGGCGCCGTCGAGCTCGGGCCGCGCTGGCGACACGCCCCGGTTGCGCTCACCGAGGTCGCCGACGATGACAAGCCGGCACTGCTCAAGCGCTACCTGGATACGTGGTACTGGGAGGTCAAGGGGCACATCGCCGGCCTCACGCCGGCTTCGAGCGCCGATCAGCTGCGCGCCGCGGCCCCGGCCATCCCGGTGTTCGCGCTCGCGCCCTAG
- a CDS encoding TetR/AcrR family transcriptional regulator, which produces MGKREETRQRIEAQIVELGRRQLATVGAAGLSVRAIARELGMVSSAVYRYVASRDALLTLLLIDAYSDLADTVGQARVGSDSGWRADVATIAHAMRQWATEQPADWALLYGTPVPGYRAPAELTTGPGTRVIGMLFDAVASGVITGDIALTEHHVAQPMSADLVRVRDEFGFPGDDSLVIRCTAVWALLIGAISLEVFGQYGYDTFTDTSELFDEQIRIALDLLTAVPQNSDMS; this is translated from the coding sequence ATGGGGAAACGGGAGGAAACGCGGCAACGCATCGAGGCCCAGATCGTCGAACTGGGTCGACGGCAGCTGGCCACCGTCGGCGCCGCCGGTCTGTCGGTGCGCGCGATCGCCCGCGAGCTGGGCATGGTGTCCTCCGCGGTGTATCGATACGTCGCCAGCCGCGACGCCCTGCTGACCCTGCTGCTGATCGATGCGTACTCCGACCTGGCCGACACGGTCGGGCAGGCGCGGGTCGGCAGCGACAGCGGCTGGCGAGCCGATGTCGCGACGATCGCCCACGCGATGCGGCAGTGGGCGACCGAACAGCCGGCTGACTGGGCCTTGCTCTACGGCACCCCGGTGCCCGGCTATCGTGCCCCCGCCGAACTGACCACGGGACCGGGCACCCGGGTGATCGGGATGCTGTTCGACGCGGTGGCCTCCGGGGTCATCACCGGAGATATTGCGCTGACCGAACATCATGTCGCACAACCGATGTCAGCCGATCTGGTCCGAGTGCGAGACGAGTTCGGCTTTCCCGGCGACGACTCCCTGGTGATCCGGTGCACCGCGGTATGGGCATTGCTCATCGGCGCGATCAGCCTGGAGGTCTTCGGCCAGTACGGCTATGACACCTTCACCGATACGAGCGAATTGTTCGACGAACAGATCCGAATTGCGCTCGACCTGCTGACTGCGGTGCCGCAGAACTCAGACATGTCCTAG
- a CDS encoding VOC family protein, giving the protein MTSQTPVQIAWVTRDLDATEAALTTLLGARKWIRMPDVHFGPETCVHRGVPADHHADISLSYAGDTQLELIAPTRGESVYSEFLAENGPGLHHICVEVADPDALEAALATAAATAPVLARGEMPGGMLFAYLAAPAAGVPYFEIAYVPDTIRAFYDYVKQEQQ; this is encoded by the coding sequence ATGACAAGCCAGACACCTGTCCAGATCGCTTGGGTGACCCGCGATCTGGACGCCACCGAAGCGGCGTTGACAACGCTGCTCGGGGCCAGGAAATGGATACGAATGCCCGACGTACATTTCGGCCCTGAGACGTGCGTGCATCGCGGCGTCCCTGCCGACCACCACGCCGATATCTCGCTGAGCTACGCCGGCGATACTCAGCTGGAACTGATCGCGCCGACCCGTGGCGAGAGTGTCTACAGCGAGTTCCTTGCCGAAAACGGCCCCGGCCTGCACCACATCTGCGTCGAGGTCGCCGACCCGGACGCCCTCGAGGCAGCGCTGGCGACCGCCGCAGCGACGGCCCCGGTCCTCGCCCGCGGCGAGATGCCGGGCGGAATGTTGTTCGCCTACCTGGCCGCGCCCGCGGCCGGCGTCCCCTACTTCGAGATCGCGTACGTCCCCGACACGATCCGCGCGTTCTACGACTATGTGAAACAGGAGCAGCAATGA
- a CDS encoding FAD-binding protein: MSGLDIPTTVDVSTVAEWSDDVDVVVIGFGIGGGCAAVSAAAAGARVLVLERAAVAGGTTSMAGGHFYLGGGTAVQQATGHSDSVEEMYKYLVAVSREPELDKIRAYCEGSVEHFNWLEELGVAFERTYYPEKAIIQPNTEGLMFTGNEKVWPYKNMAVPAPRGHKVPVPGDTQGAAMVIDLLLKRAAELGVQIRYETGATNLVVDNDSVVGVSWKCFNEAGSIRAKSVVIAAGGFVMNPEMVAKFTPKLAEKPFVLGNTYDDGLGIRLGESVGGATKHMDQVFITAPVYPPSILLTGIIVNKFGKRFVTEDGYHSRTSGYVMDQPDSAAFLIVDEAHMQRPEIPLITFIDGWETVEEMEAALGIPTGNLVETLNNYNEHAANGEDPEFHKQPEFLAPQDKGPWGAFDLTLGKAMYSGFTVGGLATNINGEVLRADGSVIHGLYAAGACASNIAQDGKGYASGTQLGEGSFFGRRAGAHAAGTAAG, from the coding sequence ATGAGTGGCCTGGACATCCCCACGACGGTCGACGTCTCAACGGTGGCTGAGTGGTCCGATGACGTCGATGTCGTGGTGATCGGCTTCGGGATCGGCGGCGGCTGTGCGGCCGTCAGTGCCGCGGCCGCGGGTGCGCGGGTTCTGGTGCTCGAGCGCGCGGCCGTCGCCGGCGGGACCACCTCGATGGCCGGTGGACACTTCTACCTCGGCGGCGGCACCGCCGTGCAGCAGGCCACCGGCCACAGCGACAGCGTCGAGGAGATGTATAAGTACCTCGTCGCGGTGTCCCGCGAGCCCGAGCTCGACAAGATCCGTGCGTACTGCGAGGGCAGCGTCGAGCACTTCAACTGGCTCGAGGAGCTCGGGGTCGCTTTCGAGCGCACCTATTACCCGGAAAAGGCGATCATCCAACCCAATACCGAGGGTCTGATGTTCACCGGCAACGAAAAGGTGTGGCCGTACAAGAACATGGCGGTGCCGGCCCCGCGCGGGCACAAGGTCCCGGTGCCCGGTGACACCCAGGGCGCGGCGATGGTGATCGATCTGTTGCTCAAGCGGGCTGCCGAACTGGGTGTGCAGATCCGCTACGAAACGGGCGCAACCAATCTCGTCGTCGACAACGACTCGGTCGTCGGCGTGTCGTGGAAATGCTTCAACGAGGCGGGGTCGATCCGGGCCAAGTCGGTGGTGATCGCCGCGGGCGGGTTCGTGATGAATCCCGAGATGGTCGCCAAATTCACGCCGAAGCTGGCCGAGAAGCCGTTCGTGCTGGGCAACACCTACGACGACGGGCTGGGCATCCGGCTCGGCGAGTCGGTGGGTGGGGCCACCAAGCACATGGATCAGGTGTTCATCACCGCGCCGGTCTACCCGCCCTCGATCCTGCTGACAGGGATCATCGTCAACAAGTTCGGCAAGCGGTTCGTCACCGAGGACGGCTATCACTCCCGTACGTCGGGCTACGTGATGGACCAGCCCGACAGCGCGGCATTCCTGATCGTCGACGAAGCTCACATGCAGCGCCCGGAGATCCCGCTGATCACCTTCATCGACGGCTGGGAGACCGTCGAAGAGATGGAAGCCGCACTCGGCATCCCCACCGGCAACCTCGTCGAGACACTGAACAACTACAACGAGCACGCCGCAAACGGTGAGGATCCGGAGTTCCACAAGCAGCCGGAATTCCTTGCGCCGCAAGACAAGGGGCCGTGGGGTGCCTTCGACCTGACGCTGGGCAAGGCGATGTATTCCGGTTTCACCGTCGGCGGCCTTGCCACCAATATCAACGGCGAGGTGCTGCGCGCTGACGGCAGCGTGATCCACGGTCTGTACGCGGCTGGTGCCTGCGCATCCAATATCGCCCAGGACGGCAAGGGCTATGCCAGCGGCACCCAACTGGGGGAGGGCTCGTTCTTCGGGCGGCGTGCCGGGGCGCATGCAGCCGGGACCGCGGCGGGCTGA
- a CDS encoding ABC transporter ATP-binding protein/permease has translation MEKFTPSKDWGNELVPSLIWISKAWAISAVLSLVVLFVLARYTVWGRQYWRITGDYFKGRQSVVNWIWIAVLLLSTIISVRLDVLLSYYSNDLYTSLQVAFQGGGADNAEIRDSGIHGFWAALILFGVLATIYITRVMLDLYLMQRFIIRWRVWLTDRLTCDWLDDHAYYRTRFTDTDIDNPDQRIQQDIDIFTAGVGASPNKPMIGSSSTLLFGAINSLVTVVSFTVILWKLSGPLTFAGVTLGHALFWVVLVYVTFATIIAFWIGHPLIKLSFRNELTNAVFRYALVRLRDAAEAVGFYRGENAERGLLRTKFAEIIANYRRYVNRTIALTGWNLSMSQIINPLPLVIQAPRLFAGQIGLGDVTQSSSAFGSIHDSLSFFRNAYDSLASYRAAIIRLHGLVDTNAEARELPKLATETSPDGSVELRQVEVRTPSGKQLVDPIDLRLDPGETLVITGASGAGKTTLLRSLAQLWPFTSGTLCRPGDDDTMFLSQMPYVPLGDLRTVVSYPATSGDISDNDLQAALTKVALSHLTIRLNEVQDWAKVLSPGEQQRIAFARVLLNRPKAVFLDEATSALDEGLEFALYDMVRTELPNTILVSVSHRSTVEQHHAKHLELLGEGQWRLGRVDGAEPATV, from the coding sequence TTGGAGAAGTTCACTCCGTCCAAGGACTGGGGAAACGAGCTCGTCCCGTCCCTGATCTGGATTTCCAAAGCGTGGGCCATCAGCGCCGTTCTGAGCCTTGTCGTGCTCTTTGTGCTGGCTCGCTACACCGTGTGGGGCAGGCAGTACTGGCGAATCACCGGCGACTACTTCAAGGGCCGCCAGAGCGTCGTGAACTGGATCTGGATCGCCGTGCTGTTGCTGTCGACGATCATCTCGGTGCGCCTCGACGTGCTGCTCAGCTACTACAGCAATGACCTCTACACCTCGCTACAGGTGGCCTTCCAAGGTGGCGGCGCCGATAACGCCGAGATCCGTGATTCCGGTATCCACGGCTTCTGGGCGGCATTGATCCTGTTCGGCGTCCTGGCGACCATCTACATCACCCGGGTCATGCTGGATCTCTACCTGATGCAGCGGTTCATCATCCGCTGGCGCGTGTGGCTCACTGACCGGCTCACGTGCGACTGGCTCGATGACCACGCCTACTACCGCACCCGCTTCACCGACACCGACATCGACAACCCCGATCAGCGTATCCAGCAAGACATCGATATCTTCACCGCCGGGGTCGGGGCCTCGCCGAACAAGCCGATGATCGGCAGTTCCAGCACCCTGCTGTTCGGCGCGATCAACTCGTTGGTGACGGTCGTTTCATTCACCGTGATCCTGTGGAAGCTGTCCGGCCCGCTGACCTTCGCCGGCGTCACCCTTGGTCACGCCCTGTTCTGGGTGGTGCTGGTCTACGTGACGTTCGCGACGATCATCGCGTTCTGGATCGGCCACCCACTGATCAAGCTGAGCTTCCGCAACGAGCTCACCAACGCCGTCTTCCGCTATGCGCTGGTGCGGTTGCGCGACGCCGCTGAGGCCGTCGGGTTCTACCGGGGTGAGAATGCCGAGCGCGGGCTGCTGCGCACCAAGTTCGCCGAGATCATCGCCAACTATCGGCGGTATGTGAATCGCACCATCGCGCTGACCGGCTGGAACCTGTCGATGAGCCAAATCATCAATCCGCTTCCGCTGGTGATCCAGGCGCCGCGGCTGTTCGCCGGCCAAATCGGCCTGGGCGATGTCACCCAGTCGTCCAGTGCCTTCGGCTCCATCCACGACTCGCTGTCGTTCTTCCGTAACGCCTACGACTCCTTAGCCAGTTACCGCGCGGCCATCATCCGTCTGCACGGGCTGGTGGATACCAACGCCGAGGCGCGCGAGCTGCCGAAACTTGCCACCGAAACCAGCCCCGACGGCTCGGTGGAGCTGCGGCAGGTGGAAGTCCGCACGCCCAGCGGCAAACAGCTGGTCGACCCGATCGACCTGCGACTGGATCCGGGCGAGACGCTGGTGATCACCGGCGCGTCGGGTGCCGGCAAGACCACGCTGCTGCGCAGCCTGGCTCAGCTGTGGCCGTTCACCTCGGGCACGCTGTGCCGCCCCGGCGACGACGACACGATGTTCCTGTCGCAGATGCCGTATGTGCCGCTGGGCGATCTGCGCACGGTGGTGTCCTACCCGGCCACCTCAGGGGATATCAGCGACAACGACCTGCAGGCTGCGCTGACCAAGGTGGCGTTGTCGCACTTGACCATTCGGCTCAACGAGGTCCAGGACTGGGCCAAGGTGCTCTCACCGGGTGAGCAACAGCGCATCGCATTCGCCCGGGTTCTGCTGAACCGACCCAAGGCGGTCTTCCTCGACGAGGCGACGTCGGCACTCGATGAGGGCTTGGAGTTCGCCCTCTACGACATGGTGCGCACCGAATTGCCGAACACCATTCTGGTCAGCGTCAGTCACCGCAGCACTGTCGAGCAGCACCACGCCAAGCATCTGGAACTGCTCGGCGAAGGGCAGTGGCGACTGGGGCGCGTCGACGGGGCTGAGCCCGCGACGGTGTGA
- the secA2 gene encoding accessory Sec system translocase SecA2: protein MAKERKSSSAGPGRISRGFWRLLGASTEKTKTESMAAVTASAEFDEKAKGLDDEQLVKAAKLLELGDLAASADVPQFLAIAREAAERKTGLRPFDVQLLGALRMLAGDVVEMATGEGKTLSGAIAAAGYALGGRNVHVVTINDYLARRDAEWMAPLIEAMGLTVGWITAESTAAERRAAYECDVTYASINEIGFDVLRDQLVTDEADLVSPNPDVALIDEADSVLVDEALVPLVLAGTTHRETPKVEIVRLVGQLTAGADYETDADSRNVHLTEDGAKKLEAALGGIDLYSEEHVTTTLTEVNVALHAHVLLQRDVHYIVRDGAVQLINSSRGRIASLQRWPDGLQAAVEAKEGIETTETGEVLDTITVQALVNRYPTVCGMTGTALAAGEQLRQFYKLGVSPIPSNAPNVREDAADRVYITAAAKTEAIMEHIIEVHATGQPILVGTHDVAESEELHERLIRRGVPAVVLNAKNDEEEAAVIAEAGTLGTVTVSTQMAGRGTDIRLGGSESDDHSADKKEVAELGGLHVIGTGRYRTERLDNQLRGRAGRQGDPGSSVFFASWEDDVVVAHLDSGKLPTEADDAGKITSAKAGTLLDHAQRIAEGRLLDVHANTWRYNQLIAQQRAIIVERRNTLLSTAAARNELKELSPDRYEELTEKFSEEQLETICRQIMLFHLDRGWADHLAYLADIRESIHLRALGRQNPLDEFHRMAVDAFANLAADAIEAAQQTFETANILEEEQGLDLSKLARPTSTWTYMVHDNPLNDDTLSALSLPGVFR, encoded by the coding sequence GTGGCGAAAGAGCGCAAAAGCAGCAGTGCCGGACCCGGTCGCATCAGCCGGGGCTTCTGGCGTCTGTTGGGAGCCAGCACCGAGAAGACCAAAACCGAGTCGATGGCCGCGGTGACGGCCTCGGCCGAGTTCGACGAGAAGGCCAAGGGCCTCGATGACGAGCAGCTGGTCAAGGCGGCCAAGCTGCTGGAGCTCGGCGATCTCGCCGCTTCGGCCGACGTCCCGCAATTCCTGGCCATCGCCCGCGAGGCGGCCGAGCGGAAAACGGGGCTCCGTCCCTTTGACGTCCAGTTGCTCGGCGCTCTGCGCATGCTCGCCGGAGACGTCGTCGAGATGGCCACCGGTGAGGGCAAAACCCTCTCGGGCGCGATCGCTGCCGCCGGTTACGCGCTGGGCGGGCGCAATGTCCACGTCGTCACCATCAACGACTACCTGGCCCGCCGCGACGCCGAGTGGATGGCGCCGCTGATCGAGGCGATGGGCCTGACCGTCGGCTGGATCACCGCCGAGTCGACGGCCGCCGAGCGCCGCGCGGCCTACGAATGCGATGTCACCTATGCCTCGATCAACGAGATCGGGTTCGATGTGTTGCGCGATCAGCTGGTCACCGACGAGGCCGACCTGGTGTCGCCCAACCCCGACGTGGCGCTGATCGATGAGGCCGACTCGGTGCTCGTCGATGAGGCACTGGTGCCCCTGGTGCTGGCCGGCACCACGCACCGGGAAACCCCGAAGGTCGAAATCGTCCGTCTGGTAGGGCAATTGACGGCCGGTGCCGATTACGAAACCGACGCCGACAGCCGCAACGTCCACCTCACCGAGGACGGCGCGAAGAAACTCGAGGCCGCACTCGGCGGTATCGACCTGTATTCCGAAGAACACGTCACCACCACGCTGACCGAGGTGAACGTCGCCCTGCACGCCCACGTGCTGTTGCAGCGCGATGTGCACTACATCGTCCGCGACGGGGCCGTGCAGCTGATCAACTCCTCCCGGGGCCGTATTGCATCGCTGCAACGCTGGCCCGACGGTCTGCAGGCCGCCGTCGAAGCCAAGGAGGGTATCGAGACCACCGAGACCGGTGAGGTGCTCGACACCATCACCGTGCAGGCCCTGGTCAACCGCTACCCGACGGTGTGCGGGATGACCGGTACCGCGCTGGCCGCCGGCGAGCAGCTGCGCCAGTTCTACAAGCTGGGTGTCTCACCGATCCCGTCGAATGCGCCCAACGTCCGCGAGGACGCCGCCGACCGGGTCTACATCACCGCCGCGGCCAAGACCGAGGCGATCATGGAGCACATCATCGAGGTGCACGCCACCGGCCAGCCGATCCTGGTGGGCACCCACGATGTCGCCGAATCCGAGGAACTGCACGAGCGGCTGATCCGCCGCGGCGTTCCGGCCGTCGTGCTGAACGCCAAGAACGACGAAGAAGAGGCCGCCGTCATCGCGGAGGCCGGCACGCTCGGCACCGTCACCGTCTCCACCCAGATGGCCGGGCGGGGTACCGATATCCGGCTCGGCGGGTCGGAATCGGACGACCACTCCGCCGATAAGAAAGAAGTCGCCGAACTCGGCGGCCTGCACGTCATCGGCACCGGCCGGTACCGCACCGAACGCCTCGACAACCAGCTGCGCGGCCGGGCCGGGCGCCAGGGCGACCCGGGCAGCTCGGTGTTCTTCGCCAGCTGGGAGGACGACGTCGTCGTCGCCCACCTCGACTCGGGCAAGCTGCCCACCGAAGCCGACGACGCCGGCAAGATCACCAGCGCCAAAGCCGGCACCCTGCTCGACCACGCCCAGCGGATCGCCGAGGGCCGCCTGCTCGACGTGCACGCCAACACCTGGCGCTACAACCAGCTGATCGCCCAGCAGCGCGCGATCATCGTCGAACGCCGCAACACCCTGCTGAGCACGGCGGCGGCCCGCAACGAGCTCAAGGAGCTGTCCCCGGACCGCTACGAGGAGCTGACCGAGAAGTTCAGCGAGGAGCAGCTGGAGACGATCTGCCGTCAGATCATGCTGTTCCACCTGGACCGTGGCTGGGCCGATCACCTGGCCTACCTGGCCGATATCCGGGAGAGCATCCACCTGCGGGCCCTCGGCCGGCAGAACCCGCTCGATGAGTTCCACCGGATGGCCGTCGACGCGTTCGCCAACCTGGCCGCCGATGCCATCGAGGCCGCCCAGCAGACCTTCGAGACCGCCAACATCCTGGAAGAGGAACAGGGCCTGGACTTGTCGAAACTGGCCCGCCCGACCTCGACGTGGACCTACATGGTTCACGACAACCCGCTCAACGACGACACGTTGTCCGCGCTGAGCCTGCCCGGGGTTTTCCGTTAG
- a CDS encoding CDP-alcohol phosphatidyltransferase family protein, whose translation MTQAPDRVLTIPNVLSVIRLVLLPVFLYLLLVSHAYGWAVAILMFSGFSDWADGKIARLVANQSSRLGALLDPLVDRIYMLAVPLGLAAAGVVPWWLMATLIGRDLVLAATLPVVRSRGLTALPVTYIGKAATFALMSGFPLVLLGQWDAQWSRVVGACGWGFLIWGVGMYLWSAVLYLLQVRLVVTTLPKAGVSDADG comes from the coding sequence ATGACGCAGGCCCCCGATCGGGTGCTGACGATCCCGAATGTGCTGTCGGTGATCCGGCTCGTCCTGCTGCCGGTGTTCCTGTATCTGCTGCTGGTCAGCCACGCCTACGGGTGGGCCGTCGCGATCTTGATGTTCAGCGGCTTCTCCGACTGGGCCGACGGCAAGATCGCCCGGCTGGTGGCCAACCAGTCGTCGCGACTGGGGGCGTTGCTCGACCCGCTGGTCGACCGGATCTACATGCTGGCCGTCCCACTGGGCCTGGCCGCCGCCGGCGTCGTGCCGTGGTGGCTGATGGCCACGCTGATCGGCCGCGACCTCGTCCTGGCCGCAACCTTGCCGGTGGTTCGCAGCCGTGGGCTGACCGCGCTGCCGGTCACCTACATCGGCAAAGCGGCGACATTCGCGCTGATGTCGGGCTTCCCCCTGGTGCTGCTGGGGCAGTGGGACGCTCAGTGGAGCCGGGTGGTCGGCGCCTGCGGCTGGGGGTTCCTGATCTGGGGCGTCGGGATGTATCTCTGGTCGGCGGTGCTGTACCTGCTGCAGGTGCGTCTAGTAGTCACCACGCTGCCGAAGGCAGGCGTCAGCGATGCCGACGGCTGA
- a CDS encoding DUF881 domain-containing protein, translated as MPTADSALGGYDPQAGRSERHERRPMLIPLPGLLRSLLTEHLDPGYAAAAAERERTGQSRRPVATHAWQALAALLIAAVFAAAVAQARTTAPGVNAAQQVLAASVRSAEGATDRLTRRRDELATQADDIQRRQLRDDATGRDLLSRLDALSLASAATAVIGPGLTITVTDPGMGRGLSDVSNQRVPGSRQVILDRDLQLVVNSLWASGAEAISVGGVRMGPNVTIRQAGGAILVDNHPISSPYTVLAVGPPNNMRDTFDHSGGLQRLRLLEASYGVGVSVANGDGLSLPAGAVREIKFAQQIGR; from the coding sequence ATGCCGACGGCTGACAGCGCACTGGGCGGCTACGACCCGCAGGCCGGCCGCAGCGAGCGGCATGAGAGGCGACCGATGCTGATCCCGCTGCCGGGGCTGCTGCGATCGCTGCTGACCGAACACCTCGACCCCGGCTATGCCGCAGCCGCCGCCGAGCGTGAGCGCACCGGGCAGTCCCGCCGGCCCGTCGCCACCCACGCGTGGCAGGCGTTGGCCGCCCTGCTGATTGCGGCGGTGTTCGCCGCCGCGGTCGCCCAGGCGCGAACCACCGCCCCCGGCGTCAACGCCGCCCAGCAGGTGCTGGCGGCCAGCGTGCGATCGGCCGAGGGCGCCACCGACCGGCTCACCCGCCGCCGGGATGAGCTGGCCACCCAGGCCGACGACATCCAGCGCCGCCAACTGCGCGACGACGCCACCGGGCGAGATCTGCTCAGCCGGCTGGACGCTCTGAGTCTGGCTTCGGCCGCGACCGCCGTCATCGGGCCCGGATTGACGATCACGGTCACCGATCCCGGGATGGGCCGGGGCTTGTCCGACGTGTCCAACCAGCGGGTGCCCGGCAGCCGCCAAGTGATTCTTGATCGGGATCTGCAGCTCGTGGTGAACTCGCTGTGGGCCAGTGGGGCCGAAGCGATCTCGGTGGGCGGCGTGCGGATGGGGCCCAACGTGACGATCCGCCAAGCGGGTGGCGCCATCCTGGTCGACAATCATCCGATCAGCAGCCCGTACACGGTTCTCGCGGTGGGTCCGCCGAACAATATGCGCGATACCTTCGACCACAGCGGCGGCCTGCAACGGCTGCGACTGTTGGAGGCGTCCTACGGTGTCGGGGTGAGCGTCGCCAATGGCGACGGCCTGTCGTTGCCTGCGGGCGCAGTTCGAGAGATTAAATTTGCCCAGCAAATCGGGCGGTAG
- a CDS encoding small basic family protein: MIGIAALVVGIVLGLVLHPGVPEVIQPYLPIAVVAALDAVFGGLRAYLEKIFDPKVFVVSFVFNVLVAALIVYVGDQLGVGTQLSTAIIVVLGIRIFGNAAALRRKLFGA, encoded by the coding sequence ATGATTGGTATCGCCGCACTCGTCGTCGGCATCGTGCTGGGCCTGGTGCTGCACCCCGGCGTCCCCGAAGTGATCCAGCCCTATCTGCCGATCGCCGTCGTCGCCGCGCTCGACGCCGTGTTCGGCGGGTTGCGGGCGTATCTGGAAAAGATCTTCGACCCCAAGGTGTTCGTCGTCTCCTTCGTGTTCAACGTGCTTGTCGCCGCGCTCATCGTCTACGTGGGCGATCAGCTGGGCGTGGGCACCCAGCTCTCGACGGCGATCATCGTCGTGCTGGGCATCCGCATCTTCGGTAACGCCGCCGCGTTGCGCCGCAAGCTGTTCGGGGCATGA
- a CDS encoding DUF881 domain-containing protein — protein sequence MATEHGRHELPGAAPAAARPPRSRTQLVFGVLGVLLCVVLGVGIATQVRQTESGDALDTARPADLLVLLGSLQQREAALNTEVAELQRNLAAMQTAGSSDQVAIQNAQARLAALSILIGTVGATGPGVSITISDPGPGVAPETMLDVINELRAAGAEAMEIRSGQRAVRIGVDSWVVGSPGALEIDTQTLSPPYSVLAIGDPPTLAAAMNIPGGAVDSVERVGGQMTVSQSDKVEITTLRQPKARQYAQPVK from the coding sequence GTGGCGACCGAGCACGGGCGCCACGAACTGCCCGGCGCCGCACCAGCCGCGGCGCGGCCGCCCCGAAGCCGCACGCAGCTGGTGTTCGGTGTGCTCGGCGTGCTGCTGTGCGTGGTGCTCGGTGTCGGCATCGCCACGCAGGTCCGGCAAACCGAATCCGGCGACGCGCTGGATACCGCGCGCCCGGCCGATCTGCTGGTCCTGCTGGGCTCCCTGCAACAGCGTGAGGCCGCGCTGAACACCGAAGTGGCCGAGCTGCAGCGAAATCTGGCGGCGATGCAGACCGCGGGCAGCAGCGATCAGGTGGCCATCCAGAACGCCCAGGCCAGACTTGCCGCGTTGTCGATCCTGATCGGCACCGTCGGTGCCACGGGGCCGGGGGTGAGCATCACCATCAGCGATCCTGGCCCCGGCGTGGCACCGGAAACCATGCTCGACGTGATCAACGAATTACGCGCGGCCGGAGCCGAGGCGATGGAGATCCGCTCGGGACAGCGCGCCGTGCGGATCGGGGTGGACAGCTGGGTAGTCGGCAGCCCTGGCGCGCTGGAGATAGACACGCAAACTTTGAGTCCGCCGTATTCTGTTCTCGCCATTGGCGATCCACCCACGCTGGCCGCGGCGATGAACATCCCGGGCGGCGCTGTCGACAGCGTCGAACGGGTAGGCGGGCAAATGACCGTCTCGCAGTCCGACAAGGTGGAGATCACCACCTTGCGGCAACCGAAAGCTCGCCAATACGCTCAGCCCGTCAAATGA
- the gcvH gene encoding glycine cleavage system protein GcvH, with the protein MSEIPADLHYTAEHEWVQRTGGDTVRVGITDFAQSSLGDVVYVQLPDVDSDVTAGESFGEVESTKSVSDLYAPVSAKVIAVNGDLEANPGLVNSDPYGQGWLLDLQVDGDTLDQGLAALLDADAYRGTVTE; encoded by the coding sequence GTGAGCGAAATCCCAGCCGACCTGCACTACACCGCTGAACACGAGTGGGTGCAGCGCACCGGTGGCGACACCGTGCGGGTCGGGATCACCGACTTCGCCCAGTCCTCGCTGGGTGACGTGGTCTACGTGCAGCTACCCGACGTGGACAGCGATGTCACGGCCGGTGAGTCGTTCGGCGAGGTCGAGTCGACCAAGTCGGTTTCGGACCTCTACGCGCCCGTCAGCGCCAAAGTGATTGCGGTCAACGGCGATCTGGAGGCAAACCCCGGACTGGTGAACTCCGACCCCTACGGCCAGGGGTGGTTGTTGGACTTGCAGGTCGACGGCGATACGCTCGACCAGGGATTGGCGGCGTTGCTCGATGCGGACGCCTATCGGGGCACAGTGACGGAATGA